A window of Benincasa hispida cultivar B227 chromosome 9, ASM972705v1, whole genome shotgun sequence genomic DNA:
ATTTGGGTAAATTCTCCAGGGCTAGATGGAAAAAATTCTGGGTTTAAACATGGATACTGATTGAAGATCTTGATTTAGGTATGGTTTGAGACATTTGTAACTCAATAAAGATTTTATCTAGTTGCTGAAAGTTTTTTGAGATAAGTAATTTACTATCGATTCGTTCTTGAATCCAAGTTGGAGTTAAGATTGTGATTACACTGAATGCATGATTCTGTTTGGATCGGTTGAATTACTGGCTTTTTATGGTTGGACGGTTGCGAATGTTCTATAAACGTGTGTTTATGTGACAAAAAATATGATATTATATGAATGTTTGTTATGTATGTTTTAAGATTATGATTACATATTTATGTCTATGTTAGACTGATAGTGGTTGTTAGTGTTCTTATTGGACTACGTACATTGCATGTTGTGGACCTTCGAATTCACATCTTATGTTTATGTTTCGGTATTCCTTTGGAATCACCAATTTTGTGTATGATTGTGACCTTCCGGGATCTCTACTTATGAAAGCGGGTTCGCTCCTTATGCTTTTGCGCGTAATGTAAAGGTAAAGATGGACCAACGAATGATACGAAGAATCCGTGGCAGGGTCATTGGAACTTGACAATTTTCTCAAAGTGTTATGTTTTGTTTAGATTGTCAAACATCTAAAttatttgattgatttagttgtaatttatttaatttattttaaagagGATTAGGGGTACCCGAACAgtgtttttatgattttattattttaggatttatttaataaaaaaagttttagttcttttattaaatcttttatttattttttttgttttcttccaGAAATATATTgtcaatgttttatttattatttttttaatatttattttcatctttcatcttttatttatttttattattattttttctatcgataaaaataaattttctatatttatattttattttaattttgaattttaaaattctccaagatttatatattaatttaatttgcaatatgtatagtatttttttttttaatatttcaacttttgattattaaattttgcaatatgCATGTTTCTATATTAtcttaattctaatatttttaatagatcTGAAATTGAGTAGATTTTTACAatgtatataaattttgttgacTAAGACATTCATTTAgctaaactttaatattttaaagtcacgatatttacataataatataattaggTTGGATTGGACTTGACATCATTTAAGACAAATAACTCAAGTTAGAGATGACGTGTCGATCAAATTTGGATAACATATGGagaatatgatataatttattattatatttagttttcatCAGGACTTACTTGTATTAGATgacataattttttataatatcttTTTCGATgtttaatgttaaaaaaaaaaaagaaaaaaagagacaagaaacaagaaatagttatcaaacaagttcatgtttctgtttcttttttctaaGAAATAGGAAAtagaaataattatcaaacatattccTGTGTCTTcttctcaaaaaagaaaaaaggggaaaCAAGGGACATGAAACGATAATAAATAGGAAATGAGAACATTATCAAACAGATCCTAAATTTCTCTGATCTAACTTTGTTCTCTTTCAACATTTCTCTACTCTCTATTTTTTCCCTCATAAACTTTTATTTCCCTCTATATTATTTGTCTACCacctttcaaattttttcaatctcaagtataatattattttagtaatttttatttgattattctAAAATTACCTTTAGAGACAAACATTAATCATTCGAAAATAttgttaattaaattcaaatcatttgtacaaatatgaagaaaatattaACATGATTTATACACTTTTACAAAACtacttataattatataatttagttcaaaatatttattctaAAAGCCAACTCCATACATGTCTTTAAAAGGACAATGGTTAATCAATTCTATACATGTCTTTAAAAGAACAATGGTTAATATCAACCTGGCtgcactaaaaaaaaattgtcacatGATCAATTTTTATTAGGTAACTGTTTGGATACATATAGATGTGTGAAGCCGAAAGTGCAAATCCACATTTTTACGGATGATAATTGCATCTCATCTCATTACATTCATTGATtgacataataaaaaaataaaaaaaaattcattttttttttaaatgtgaaaAAATTTAATAGAACCATTTTCTAGAAGTTAATCCCTTCTCAAGTCATTCAAAATCACTTGGAcaaaaaacacttttaattaacaaattattacttattattatatcaattttgttgaaattaattactatttctaaaaacattcttaaacatattcttaattTCACGCGCATATGaatgaaaataagaaaagaaagcgGTGTACCTAGACATGAAACTGAAGAGATGCAAAAAGAGAATAATTTACATATGGATTATATTACAGAACACCATTACACTTGGAATAGTCATACATATGGAAAATGGAAACAACGGGAAATGAAGAGAGAttgcaaagaaaataataaataaataataattaaaaaagaaaaagcttgTCACCTAGAtactatttttcaaataatatatttagGGATAGAAGGGAATGGGAGAGCtaggataaaggaggaaaataataacaaatagtaaaaatagggaagaaagaaagaggaagagtagGACGGAGGTGGTGGTAGGGGAgctatatatgtgtgtgtgtgtgagcgcgcgctttcctttttttttttttgtaatttggagGGAGAGCAGGCAGAGGGTAATTAACGATGATGAAGGGCTGAGGGGGCGGCCTTGCCGTTGATGTTCTGGACGAAAGCTTCGCCAACCCCTTCTCCGAGGCCCTCGATGATGCCTCCCAAGAACTCAACGACCACCTGGGAAGCGAGTCTTGCGGCGGTTCCCAGCACGCTGGGCTTCTCGGTTCCCTTGTGGCCGTTGTCACGGAGGCCGTTTTTCACGCTCTTTGCGCACACTGCATGCACGTGGTACTCACACACGGTGCAACGGTACATCCTCCCGGACCTCCTCCTCTTGCACTCACCGCACATCACCAAGCTGCTGGGGTGATCAACtactgatgatgatgatgatgatgatgatgcagCTCCCAGCATCCTCAGCGCATGCGGATGCAACGACGGCACCTTCATTTCCGAGGATAGCATCGCGCAGCAAGGGTGCATCTGGAAGCTGCACACCCCACATCGGAACGCAAATCCTTTAATGGGCTTCGCGCAAATCTCGCACTTGGACTGCATGATGCCGCCTTTCACtaattacaataaaataaaatgacttaactaattaataatCGAATagcaaataattaattatactatATATACACATGCATATACCTGGCTTGGagtaaaagagaagaagatggtGGGAATGGAAAGGGTGGGCCTTGAGTGCCGGAGGAGAGAAGGCGCAGAAGTCGTGGAGGTGGAAATCACATTGCTGGCAACTGAATCGGCTGCCGGCGCCGTACTCCTTGCACCCACTGCACGTAAACAGGTCCGGAAGGCACATCCGGGAAAGCCGATGCCGAGGATGGCTAAAATGGACCATCTCTTCCCCATACATCAGCTGAGGGGACACGGGGAATTCCACCACCGCCGCCTCCTTTTTCTCAATCTTACTAttttgtttactattttctccTCCGGATTCTACCAGCTGCTGCATCGGGCTTTGGTTCTTCTGCAGCACAAAGGTTCTGGTCTTCCTCAAATAATTACCTTTGCTGCTCATTATTCCCTTattcatctctctctctctcttaatttGGAATTAATGGTTCTTATTATTGAATCACTATAAAACTCCCACCAGACTTTGAGAGTATTTATGCTCATTGGGTGGACACTATTCGAACAAACACCATCGAGAGATGATGTTACTTCCGgcccacacacacacatatgCTGCATGCCACCAAGGAAGGCACCCTTGACTAATTTGCATACGGAAAAGActgaataaaatataaactaaatgatttatttatttaaatggaATAAGGACAATGAGCTGCATTATCCAAGgttctctctctgtttttttttttttaacataacaaaaataaaataaaatgaaaaatcaattaaaaaaagttgCCACATAACACCTATGAAGCATAAACACATATACGGCTACATGATACGGATACAATCAGAtacgacgattcgtcaatttctaaaaaacaaagaTACAGATACATTTAAGGATACGtcactttttaaatattttttaatatatatatttctaaaaaatggggatactgatacgttgaaattacatatttttttctttaaaaaatctaggatatagataaatttagcatacaagttaataacaataacacaaaatataatacaaacactgaaatataatacaaaaaaagcaacatctaagatgttgaaatacaatagttaataaaatgcaatagaaaagtaacttatattgcgaagaagaagaagaagaagaagaagattagagagagaaatatgaagataaacaaagaatttattgttgaagatatttaaatggttcatattttggtggactttgtaggactcaaatgtgaagatgaagattagatgagttacttgtcttttttcttaaaaaatacgTATAGAAATAGATATGTTAAATCGCATGTCAGATACGTATTCTGAAAGTATAGATACGTCAGATCGgatacgtatctggaaagtataGTGTTTGATATTGATTATTTGCCTCGcatgaagtatttgtgcttcatagcATAACACAgttaaaaaaagtatttatttaaaTGTATGTAAAGAATGGGAAAGTATAAAATTGAGTAGAAGCTAATAAGAAAAGCGCGGGCCCAAATGAGCACAGTGAGGATTCTGAGAGGCGGAGAGAGAAGTTTCTTAATAATGGGATATGATCTATAAATCTTGGGTTGGGGATGCGGGATGGGAATATTAGGCAAGATTGGGGGACACAAAAGTCAAGGTTTGTCTTTTTAAGCTTTTCATGTAAAATTGCGAGGAAAGGGGGCAGACCCATGTGGCATTATTTTGCTTCCAATTTCCACCACCTCCGCCCGTCCATCACCATCACCACAACCCCAATTCAATACGTATCATTCATATATTGTGTTGTGCCTCTGCTAATAATATTCGATTCCCATCTctgctttctttctttctttctttttttccttgaaATCATTTCTCCGGATTCACGGAAGATGGAGATATCCACTACCTACCCCCTCTCGCCTCTCTGCTACTAATTGGATAACAAatatttcattacaattttttttttctgtttcattttcagaaaataataataaacacaCAATTTACTAGTTAgttattagattaaaaaaatcataataattagTTATTAATGAGTGTGGAAACAATATTCAAACTAATGATTTCTATATATTAACGTGAGATTTATATAGAGAATTTATAGAAAGGATGATAACCTAATTATAGCCtaaatatattgaattaagactTAAATGTCTCAACaccctccctcaaactcaaggcgATAAAAACAACTTGAGTTTGTGTGAAGCAATTGGATGATAGAAACTGAAGAAGCAATTCTGAATCAACACACGGTAGATCTGGGCAGAATGCAGGAACACGTGAAGAATTAGAACACATAGAACTTCTAGGCTGGAAACAAGAACTCACGAACTTCTAGGTTGGAAATAAAGACATTCATaaagatttaaaacaaaacCCACGAACTTCAGAGCCGAAAACAGAGATTAAAACTTGGATTGAGTtagatcgaggatcgagttcttGACCAGATCGAGTTTGAATGATCGAATACCAACACTAGAACGAAGTTGCACACATAAACGTTTTGAGTAGACGCACAATCTGGTTGACGATAAAAGCCGATTAAACAAATGGCAGGGAAGCTTTGGATTTGTGCGTATGGTAGAGCAGTGTAGATCAGAGATGGATCCATCTCCGTCAACGACTGTGCTCGAAGGCAGAGAGCTGACAAAAGCATTAGATTGAGAAGTATAAAACCCTAGGATTTGGACTCTGATGCCATGTGGAAACAATATTCAAATGAATAATTTCTTTATATTAACTTAAgatttatataaaaagtttatagaAAGGACGATAATCTAATTATAACTATgcataatacataaattaataCCTAAATATCTCGATAATGGACCATAAGAAGTTTGTATACAAATATTTTCCAAACGCTAACGGAACGGAATTCCGGTCCAAAAAATtcagaaagagagagagagagagctttTCGTGCTTTGATTTTTGTGGTTCCTATAATATCTTTAttcattgaagaagaaaaagaaaggcatCTTTAGTGATTCCCTCTGTTGGTAATTGGTATTTTGCCTTTTTAACTTTTGGACTTTTGCGTGCTAAACTTACTTTTGAGAGAGGTTGTGTAAATATTCAATTGATGACCAGGAATCTTTGATTCTTGGTCTGTGGCGGTGCGCAGTGCCTCCACTACATCAatcatttgatattttttgttttctccatCTGCACTTAACAAAACCATGCCTCGCGCTTTCCCAAACCTactcaaaaaatatatatatattattatggCATTCTTTTGATATTCATTTGGGAGGTGTTCGAACCGAAAGAGTTGTGTTAGAAGTAATGAAATGTGGAGCTGTGAACTCTAATGTTTGTATAGTCTAATGAATTTGTGGACTCacgatttaaaaatattaattttatatcaaactCTTTATACAGTGGATCTTAAGAATTTATAATTCTGCTTCATACTTCGATGTGTTTCACAACTTCACTCTTTGCTCAAACACTTACGCctcatttaataattattttatgttttagtttttgaaaattaactttACGTATAAGTTTCTATGTTTTGTTatccaatttttaattaatgttttttaaaaccaaaccaagctttgaaaactaaaaacaaatatagcttttaaaaacttgttttgtttttaaaatttaatttactgGAATTCAAGTGGTTCTTTAACATAATTGAAAACTATGGGAGGAAACAAGTATTGAATTTGTTAAATGTTGTCCAAGGAAAGACCCAAAGCCCACGAATCGGCCCAAGCCCATAGGGTACCAGGAGGCATAGAGGAGCGCATGTCTCAAAAGGAAAATGTAAATGCCTTGGGGTTTGAGGTGACCATTCAAGTCGGTGAATATATATGACCAAGCCAAGCCCAGATTAGCACCTTGCAACTTTAAGCACCAAAACCGTCTCTGAATTGACGACAATAGACATAACTAGAGGCGTCTGTCAGAGGAAGGTTCTATATATAGTCTCACATCACTCAACCACCCAAATGAGAGGGTAAGTAATCTCCAAATAAGAGCCCCGACCTTACTTCTTTTATGCTTAGCTGAACTAAACACTCATTATACTAACTTAAGCAACAAAGTACAGTAGGCTCAGCATCAAAGATCTCTTATACAAATCGACTTAGAGTATATAGAGACCAGACCAGGGAGAAAGCATGTTGCGGGCTAGAAGTCAAGCCATGAGAGATCCGCAACGAAGCCTAATGCGAACGAGATCCGAGCACCAATataatccaaaaacaaaaaataaaattgtaatcGAACTTGGtcttaattagtttttaaaaacctaatttttgaaatttatagtttagccaaaatttgaaatatttacataaaaaagatttaaaatcaaaagaaaataagcagaatttttaaattgaaatggaaaataaaaaaccaaattggTTATCAAGCTTATGCACCTTGCCCCTATATTTTCATATGGGAAAATAACACATAACACCTTAATAAAGTCTCTATACTTCAAATTATGtcaatattttctattattttcacAAATGTTTAAGTGGATTGGTTAAGTGGACAAAAATTATGATTCAGTTACCTTTTAGTCCCCAACCTACAAATATACTCCTTGTGAAATGCATTTATGATATACTTTTTCATATTTACGAAACATCTTTAatattggagagagaaaatgcatttattatatcctattaattatttgagtttcttctcattttcaattggagagacaaaatacatttaatatgattttatttttcatttaacgcatttaatgttgggttttatgtcctaaaacttgtggttcgtaaataataaacttattctgttaatcaataaagatgttactgaagtttgattcaataaagtagttattgaatatataaattgtgttgggaatgtcctaaaactcgtagtttataaattttgtgttaaatattctattcatcaataaaatgttattgagtGTCTTATTCaaaaaaagttgttgattttgcattctattatgaaaatccaataaacatattcatgactatagtatgaatactttaactttggtgacataaacaggatcaagttaatagtatatagcctaaatggttataagtatatggatggaattgagtattttatcctggtaacattattggatgtggcctattTTGTATaagtaatacaaatgatgtgatccacagatccttcatgtagagacatgtgagtgggggcatcctatgcaatgcgttcacatatagactagaccatgaaatagtcacctttctttataacaaccgtttactgttaaaactaactatttcatacttaagtaacataggataactcgatcttaatcctgagctagctatgaactcctgtttattcaagattatcctttgatctgcatgggtaagagtagtccaacaacattgctcaataaaccttccattttggggataagagcgaatgaatagctggggacatagccttgcaagatgaaattcactcctacccattttaggattagcatataggttgttctcttaagtgttgattctaagtcttgaacaatcggggccccgtcTTCTCATGGTAGagaaggacatgattcataaatagtattatgaatcaaattgttcattagagggtcagtgggaacttaagaaacaagatgtatttaaaagagtaaaatggtaattttgacctaactataattatgaacgacctgtgaaggatcgacttattgattatggtttatatgaacagaaatatatctacagtgagaaaagtacaactatcgagctataatcgtgtgtcttgatagttaacgaatagtaattaattcgattaaagagttataacgaattaattacagatcgttggagctcatgatctgtaggtccattaggtccctctactaactcattaaattggaataataaattgagtattgatgtatgaaattagggttatgaatttgaaatgtttaaaatcatttttacgGATTTgtcgattgattgtatatgatacaattataaacgtttaatttaattgaaattaaatgaaattggaaaatcaattaatatttaaattttgatttaaatgtaaaattgatttattggtgatattgatattttattaatttaatatttagatattaaattaatattatttcaattaaaaagtttaattaaaaatcaactaaaattagttttatttaaattaattttataaaattaatttaaataaaattattttttaaatcattttaggttaatgggtttttccatttttgggGGAAAACCCACTAACAAGTATGATGGATAGtcaccaaattccatttctagtTGATGATGATCTTCAAGTTGGAGTTGCTCTTCATTCAACTATGTACATTTGCATGAATTTTACCTATATAAagaagctccatgcatgaagaaCGGATAAGCATTCTGAGTTATACTTTCTGAAGTGAtaatgcgttgatgcgttagtgatgtgcAACAAGACGCATGACACTActctattgacgttcaagttttcctaaatcagatccaagtataaatccaacttgggttcctggtaagtccagggtcgaacttaagGATTCAGATTAAAGttaacgcagaccttgcgttaTAACTATTGTAGGGATATCCTAAGTGTATggagaaatgagttatttacactaaggtgttgtgtgtgtgcaagaagatacaaaagggtaGAGTAAAGAATGATGGGTCGTGTGAAAATAGAGTTTGATGCAAGTGATATGTGTCGATCTAAGTTGGATGTACACGAACAAAAATATGATGCGAATGAGATGACTTGTTTATCTCCGTTTATACGTTAGACCCTATttgacacttctcaatgcgaatatcatataatacctatctctaggatgtatgcgtcaaacataggatgcaataaaacaccagtgcgtctatctctagataTACTAGGCGTTCTAACTTGATGTtggcttacttattctctcgaatagtttAAGCTAAAAATGCTTTGACCATttgatttagttggcttaagcgttcgaaatgaaattttgcatgaagtatagatgcatcgaacataaacaagaaataaacaatggcaaagtatgatagatcaaatatgtgaatttataaagaaactgactatctttacaaaaccaatactTAATCAGATGAAAAGATGAAAgcgataagtaagatgaaatgaaatgagtcaagctgcagagtacaatctcttgtcctctttggctcaattctagttgtgtacaaccacttgtggaAAAATTGGAAGAtgtgtctctctcgagcttggCTTCCTCCGTTCCTTGATCAGCGAtgatggtggttctcttccctcttgttcTTCTCGGCACCACAACACaactctaaagatctaaaactaAGACTAAGCTAAAATTGAGACTAAAAACTGAGAGTTGAGAACTTGGAACTTCTAACTCGGTGGGATTTCTTCCATTTATAGGCGtcggtcttctccaacttgatgatggacagcattaaattccataccctgatcAATCGCTTGACACTTAGATGTTTTTCAGACGCCGTCCGCTGtaggtgcccatgcttgcaagtggtgatttgacagaAACAGCTtaaatcaatgaatcttccttgcgttgaatccctctGACGCATGCCCCATGTGTTAGACTTTGCCTGCGATACTTTTCTTAATCATACGTTAGCCTCTTGTTGAGATCCTGCAATATCATGTTGGTGCCACAGTActttagcaataaacattcttttgcatgagtttgataatgtttgagtaattccatgcgtttcttctaaaaatgatgagattttatcattaaagaccctaattgttccaacttatgagccacaataacttgtacttctacaagttatcagatattttcaaaggtaatacgtgtttcaaaccctcttttgaataACATATGAAGagcatgcttaaaactcaaattaaatgtagtttaagtgcttattgattctgaagtcTTCCATTGCATAATATTTCATTCTTTCAaattgctcatttcattttagaaataaatccaataaacttaagatccatggctattacatgagtacttgaactttatgtggagacataagagtgaataaggctggataccttattttGGAAACATTATCGgacgcggcccactttgtagttattataatttgttgtaaagtgctacaaatgaactgatcctaattcattcaggtggtgacataaggagtgagggcgtcctatgcaaagagtttacataagattggaccaaaaaataagtcacttttactttataatgttgtttactatttaagactgactatttcaaagtggtgacctaggtaacttaaccttaatcctgagctaactatgaactcctatttgaaaaattaattattaatttttttttttttttttgtaaaattaataaaatttcatattaattacaagaattaatattgaaatctaaatattgattttgaaaatgaatttcaaaattataggaaattgaatttgatttttttaaaaaagaaaaatctatttcagtggaaaaatccattaaGGATTTATTCCACTTTTTGGTATTCTTCACTCTCACCAATCCACTAAATTCAGTGAAGTAGAAGTTGTTTCCATGCTATACGATTCAATTGCATGAAGAAACTGATTAAAACTGGGTTTTATTGACTGAAGAAGGCCATGCAAAAGTGATTTTTGTCGTGATTTTCTGATGAAGAAGTGCTCTTCAACATAAGGATAAACTAGTGTGTTCATCTCCGAAAATTCCCTCTAATCTCAGCTTCTTTTGAGTCTCAAAATTCAATCTAAGGTTCTAAAGAATGGTAGGGAAGATCCTTGGATAGTCCACAAGCTTTTAAAGAAGTAATTGAAGTTGATTTCGTGGGTCAAAGATGTTCATCAAAGATATTTCTGAAACCCTCTTTATAttgtatgaacatgcttaacttggtgctaaaattaatgaattggagtgcttaatgatcctgaatTCTTCCGCTGTATGCTTACTacttccaacaattggtatcagagtaaggtttaagcactcaattcgtGTTAatagcttggtgggtgtttttcatgagatgtatgaaaatggtttactgatatgtttttttttctagttttggcattaaaattCTCTTCAATCATGTTGTAActattgtaattggctcttgattaatgtgccttaatgtgtgtttaagtgtctgtcaatttattagagtcaatagagttgaaattaggttgtaattgaagaaaaaagcaAGGGAGGTCAGTAGCAAAAATCTGGAGATGAGGCTTCTGCTAGGCAACGTTGCAAAGCTACCTCTAGAGCGCTGCGATGCTACTCTTCGTTTTCATCCCAGATTTGAAGATCAACCTCGTGGCGTTActgaaggagtaatataacatgcaatggaagaattcagaatcaataagcatttaaactacatttaatttaagttttaaacatgctactcatgaggttttcata
This region includes:
- the LOC120086497 gene encoding uncharacterized protein LOC120086497: MNKGIMSSKGNYLRKTRTFVLQKNQSPMQQLVESGGENSKQNSKIEKKEAAVVEFPVSPQLMYGEEMVHFSHPRHRLSRMCLPDLFTCSGCKEYGAGSRFSCQQCDFHLHDFCAFSPPALKAHPFHSHHLLLFYSKPVKGGIMQSKCEICAKPIKGFAFRCGVCSFQMHPCCAMLSSEMKVPSLHPHALRMLGAASSSSSSSSVVDHPSSLVMCGECKRRRSGRMYRCTVCEYHVHAVCAKSVKNGLRDNGHKGTEKPSVLGTAARLASQVVVEFLGGIIEGLGEGVGEAFVQNINGKAAPSALHHR